From Bordetella flabilis, the proteins below share one genomic window:
- a CDS encoding Bug family tripartite tricarboxylate transporter substrate binding protein — MKRHRLAGLALAFCASMMVGAAHAAWPERPITLIVAWGAGGGTDATARIIASLLEKELGQPVNVVNRTGGNGVVGHSAIAKAKPDGYTLGMLTVEIAMMKHQGLTNLTPADYTPLALMNVDPAAVSVSATSPYKTMGELLDAIKAHPGKLKASGTGQGGIWHIAMAGLLKTAGLDPNAVPFVPSNGAAPAMLELAAGGIDIVPTSLPEARSMIDAGKARPLAVMADQREPLYPDVPTLKESVNLDWKIGVWRGIAGPKGLPDEVVKRMEQALDRVNHGQEFRDFMKQRGFGVGYASGAEYGAFMKKSMDDFGTVISAIGMSRPAPN, encoded by the coding sequence ATGAAGAGACACCGTTTAGCGGGATTGGCGCTGGCGTTCTGTGCCAGCATGATGGTGGGCGCCGCCCATGCTGCCTGGCCTGAACGACCCATTACCCTGATCGTGGCGTGGGGCGCAGGCGGCGGCACCGATGCCACGGCCCGTATCATCGCCTCGCTGCTGGAGAAGGAGTTGGGCCAGCCGGTGAACGTAGTGAACCGCACCGGCGGCAATGGCGTGGTGGGGCATTCGGCGATCGCCAAGGCCAAGCCCGATGGCTATACGCTGGGCATGCTGACGGTCGAGATCGCCATGATGAAGCACCAGGGCCTGACCAACCTCACGCCCGCGGACTACACCCCGCTTGCGCTCATGAACGTCGACCCTGCCGCGGTTTCCGTCAGCGCGACCTCTCCCTACAAGACCATGGGCGAGCTGCTGGATGCCATCAAGGCGCATCCCGGCAAACTCAAGGCTTCCGGTACGGGGCAGGGTGGCATCTGGCATATCGCCATGGCAGGCCTGCTCAAGACCGCCGGACTCGACCCCAACGCCGTGCCCTTCGTGCCGTCGAACGGGGCGGCGCCCGCCATGCTTGAGCTCGCGGCGGGGGGTATCGACATCGTTCCCACCTCGCTGCCCGAGGCCCGCTCGATGATCGATGCCGGCAAGGCCCGGCCGCTGGCCGTGATGGCGGACCAGCGCGAACCTTTGTATCCCGACGTTCCCACGCTGAAGGAGTCCGTCAACCTGGACTGGAAGATCGGCGTCTGGCGCGGGATCGCGGGTCCCAAGGGCTTGCCTGACGAGGTCGTCAAACGGATGGAACAGGCCCTGGACCGTGTCAATCACGGCCAGGAATTCCGCGACTTCATGAAGCAGCGCGGCTTTGGCGTCGGCTATGCGAGCGGCGCCGAATACGGTGCATTCATGAAGAAGTCGATGGACGATTTCGGCACGGTGATCTCGGCCATCGGCATGTCGCGCCCCGCGCCCAACTGA